From a single Oreochromis niloticus isolate F11D_XX linkage group LG3, O_niloticus_UMD_NMBU, whole genome shotgun sequence genomic region:
- the LOC109196601 gene encoding uncharacterized protein LOC109196601: protein MKELVLLYHHGRLVPDYQHPSFENWVDLKDRQITDGDVSLILKDVTTADSGTYKCRVIQRGRQHMKLISIIYLRVGPPKGRGVDPVFFNTADSAAEVPDSQQDTLTGTDHKIITAVSGQDVTLTCRAQAHIIIVVEWSRTDLEDEELVLLYQHGRLVPDYQHPSFENRVDLKDRQIADGDVSLILKDVRQDDAGTYECRVIERAGKPLKLISIINLRVGSPTGRGSFNTVDGAAEIPDSKQDTLPGPVNNTSPPATSQPGGTKWLDLLEVYVGISVLEASFVLIVVNTIITVVVCVISLIVCINKN from the exons ATGAAGGAACTTGTCCTTTTATATCACCATGGACGACTTGTTCCTGAttaccagcatccatcttttgaGAACTGGGTGGATCTGAAGGACAGACAGATCActgatggagacgtgtctttgattctgaaggatgtgaccaCTGCTGATAGTGGAACATATAAGTGTCGTGTCATCCAGAGAGGCAGACAACATATGAAGCTCATCAGCATCATCTACCTCAGGGTTGGTCCTCCAA AAGGCCGTGGTGTAGATCCTGTTTTCTTCAACACAGCGGACTCTGCAGCAGAGGTACCTGACTCACAACAGGACACTCTTACAGGCACAG atCACAAAATCATCACCGCTGtgtctggacaggacgtcactctgacatgtcgagctcaaGCCCACATCATCATAGTTGTAGAGTGGAGCAGAACTGACCTGGAAGATGAAGAACTTGTCCTTTTATATCAGCATGGACGACTTGTTCCAGAttaccagcatccatcttttgagaaccgggtggatctgaaGGACAGACAGATAGctgatggagacgtgtctttgattctgaaggatgtgagaCAAGATGAtgctggaacatacgagtgtcgtgtcATCGAGAGAGCTGGAAAACCTTTGAAGCTCATCAGCATCATCAACCTGAGAGTTGGTTCTCCAA CAGGCCGTGGTTCATTCAACACAGTGGATGGTGCAGCAGAGATACCTGACTCAAAACAGGACACTCTTCCAGGGCCAGTGAATAACACCTCTCCTCCAGCTACAA GTCAGCCAGGTGGAACCAAATGGCTGGATCTGTTGGAGGTTTATGTTGGAATAAGTGTTCTAGAAGCTTCTTTTGTTCTTATTGTTGTTAATACAATTATTACAGTTGTTGTTTGTGTTATTTCACTTATtgtttgtataaataaaaattaa